One Esox lucius isolate fEsoLuc1 chromosome 1, fEsoLuc1.pri, whole genome shotgun sequence genomic region harbors:
- the ap1s3a gene encoding AP-1 complex subunit sigma-3a, with protein MMRFLLLFSRQGKLRLQKWFITVTEREKKKMIRDMTLMVLARPPRSCNFLHWRDLKIVYKRYASLYFCCGLEEHDNELLTLEILHRYVELLDKYFGNVCELDIIFNFEKAYFILDEFLMGGEILETSKTAVGTAMEEAATLQETMEEYMSKPTF; from the exons ATG ATGCGCTTCCTGCTGCTGTTCAGCCGGCAGGGGAAGCTGCGACTACAGAAGTGGTTCATTACGgtgactgagagagagaaaaagaagatGATCCGGGACATGACTTTGATGGTGCTGGCTCGTCCTCCCCGCTCCTGTAACTTCCTCCACTGGAGGGACCTGAAGATCGTTTACAAGAG GTATGCCAGCCTCTATTTCTGCTGTGGTCTGGAGgaacatgacaatgaactgTTGACCCTGGAGATTCTGCACCGATACGTTGAGCTGCTGGACAAATACTTTGGCAAC gtGTGTGAGCTGGACATCATCTTTAATTTTGAGAAGGCCTACTTCATCCTGGATGAGTTCCTCATGGGGGGAGAGATTCTGGAGACTTCCAAGACAGCTGTGGGCACCGCTATGGAAGAGGCAGCGACACTACAAGAG ACAATGGAGGAGTACATGAGTAAACCAACCTTCTGA
- the LOC105017040 gene encoding DHRS-12_like_SDR_c-like domain-containing protein has protein sequence MSLYRNSAWFLKGLTEFTRSAFLSAAKRFVEKDLETSMAGRVFMITGANSGIGRATAMAIAKRGGTVHMVCRNKDKAEEARADIVKESGNKEIYVHILDLSETRKVWEFADAFKKKYKTLNVLINNAGCIMRERDVNSDGLEKSFATNVMGVYLLTKGLIPLMEKSADPRVITVTSGGMLVQKLRTGNLQTEIGRYDGTMVYAQHKRQQVVMTEQWAKTHSNIHFSVMHPGWVDTPAVANAMPDFHQSMRDSLRTPEQGADTVVWLAISESAATKPSGSFFQDRRVVSAHLPLAWTHSSQLEQQQFMSLMEDLAKTFQPH, from the exons ATGTCTCTTTACCGGAACTCCGCTTGGTTTCTGAAAGGATTGACTGAATTCACCAG aagtgcattcctctcTGCAGCTAAGCGTTTCGTGGAGAAGGACCTGGAGACGTCGATGGCGGGGAGAGTGTTCATGATCACGGGAGCCAACAGTGGCATTGGGAGAGCTACAGCCATGGCTATCGCCAAGAGAG gtgggaCGGTCCACATGGTGTGTAGGAACAAAGACAAGGCGGAGGAGGCCAGGGCTGACATCGTCAAAGAGTCCGGCAATAAG GAAATATATGTTCACATTCTGGACCTGTCAGAGACACGGAAGGTTTGGGAATTTGCAGATGCCTTCAAGAAGAAGtataaaacattgaatgtaCTG ATAAATAATGCAGGCTGCATCATGCGTGAGAGGGATGTGAACTCTGACGGGCTGGAGAAGAGCTTTGCCACTAACGTCATGG GCGTTTATCTACTGACCAAGGGCCTGATTCCCTTAATGGAGAAGAGTGCAGATCCCCGAGTG aTCACTGTAACATCTGGAGGAATGTTGGTCCAGAAGCTGAGGACAGGGAACCTGCAGACAGAGATCGGCCGTTATGACGGGACCATGGTCTACGCGCAGCACAAG aGGCAGCAGGTTGTGATGACAGAGCAGTGGGCCAAGACCCACAGCAACATCCACTTCTCCGTGATGCACCCCGGCTGGGTCGATACCCCCG CGGTGGCCAACGCCATGCCCGACTTCCACCAGTCAATGAGGGACAGCCTCCGGACCCCGGAGCAGGGAGCTGACACCGTGGTGTGGCTGGCCATCTCGGAGAGCGCCGCCACCAAGCCCAGCGGAAGCTTCTTCCAAG atcgGAGGGTGGTGTCGGCCCACCTGCCCCTAGCCTGGACCCACAGTTCCCAGTTGGAGCAGCAACAGTTCATGAGTCTGATGGAGGACCTGGCCAAGACTTTCCAGCCCCACTGA
- the wdfy1 gene encoding WD repeat and FYVE domain-containing protein 1, with the protein MAAEIHSRPQSSRPVLLNKIEGHSDAVNSAVLIPKEDGVITVSEDRTIRVWLKRDSGQYWPSIYHTVSSPCSCMSYHHDSRRIFIGQDNGAIVEFLMSEDFNKMNHVKTYPAHQNRVSDMVFSQESQWVVSTGHDKSVSWMCTQSGSMLGRHYFGSWASCLQYDNDTQHAFVGDYSGQITLLKLERNTYSTITTLKGHEGSIGALWWDPVQRLLFSGASDHSVIMWDIGGRKGRTLLLQGHHDRVQAVRYLQLNRQLVSCSADGGITVWNMDTPREEAPQWLDSDSCQKCEQPFFWNIKQMWDSKTIGLRQHHCRKCGMAVCGKCSSKRTTYPVMGFEFQVRVCDTCYDTVKEEDRTPLATFHEGKHNIAFMDMDPSRGLMVTCGSDRIVKIWDMTQVVGCSIATGFTPR; encoded by the exons ATGGCGGCAGAGATCCATTCGAGGCCACAAAGCTCAAGACCAgtccttttaaataaaattgaagGACACTCAGATGCGGTCAATTCTGCAGTGTTGATACCTAAAGAAGATGGCGTGATCACTGTTAGCGAGGACAG AACTATCCGGGTATGGCTGAAGAGAGACAGTGGTCAGTACTGGCCCAGCATCTACCACACAGTTTCCT CACCATGCTCCTGTATGTCATACCACCATGATAGCCGACGCATTTTCATAGGGCAGGACAACGGGGCCATTGTG GAATTTCTGATGTCTGAGGATTTCAACAAGATGAACCATGTGAAGACCTACCCTG CTCATCAGAACCGCGTGTCAGACATGGTGTTTTCTCAGGAGAGCCAGTGGGTGGTGAGCACTGGACACGACAAGAGCGTGAGCTGGATGTGCACCCAGAGTGGCAGTATGCTGGGACGCCACTACTTTGGCTCCTGGGCCTCGTGTCTACA GTATGACAACGACACACAACATGCCTTTGTTGGGGACTATTCTGGGCAGATCACCCTGCTGAAACTGGAGAGAAACACCTACTCCACCATCACTACACTGAAGGGACATGAAG gtAGTATTGGAGCTCTGTGGTGGGATCCTGTTCAGAGGCTGTTATTTTCAGGAGCATCAGACCACAGTGTCATAATGTGGGACATCGGCGGTCGCAAAGGACGCACTTTATTACTCCAGGGACACCA TGACCGGGTCCAGGCCGTGCGCTACTTACAGCTGAATAGACAGCTGGTGTCCTGTTCTGCAGACGGGGGCATCACAGTCTGGAACATGGACACGCCCAGAGAAGAG GCTCCACAGTGGTTGGACAGTGACTCTTGTCAGAAGTGTGAGCAGCCTTTCTTCTGGAACATCAAACAGATGTGGGACTCAAAAACCATTGGTCTTCGGCAG CACCACTGCAGGAAATGTGGAATGGCAGTTTGTGGGAAGTGTAGTTCCAAGCGAACTACATACCCAGTGATGGGCTTTGAGTTCCAGGTACGCGTGTGTGACACCTGCTACGACACCGTCAAGGAGGAGGA TCGTACTCCGTTAGCGACGTTCCATGAGGGGAAGCACAACATAGCCTTTATGGACATGGACCCGTCCAGAGGTCTGATGGTGACCTGTGGGAGTGACCGAATTGTGAAG ATCTGGGACATGACGCAAGTAGTTGGCTGTAGCATAGCAACAGGCTTCACCCCACGCTGA
- the serpine2 gene encoding glia-derived nexin: MGLSSLLYLCGLLTLCGLRGVLSQSTSAPSYGERGSDLGLQVFNQVARSRPQDNVVFSPHGVASILGMLLPGAHGDTRSQILTALRYKKNGPYKMLRKLHKTLTAKSNQDIVTIANAVFSQQGFPMEEAFVSSNKDNFQCESRTLNFNDAQAAAGLINSWVKNQTKGHIPTLVKADMFNGALTRLVAVNAIYFKGLWKSRFQPENTKPRTFNGGDGNAYKVPMMSQLSVLNIGLASTQQGLKYKVIELPYHGNSISMLIVLPSDEDTPLRDVIPHINTATVQSWTKLLHQRKVRLLLPKFSVEAEVDLQAPLVALGIKNLFDEGKADFRHLSTEPVYVSKALQKAKIEVNEDGTKASAATAAILLARSSPPSVIVDRPFLFLIRHKPTGTILFAGQINKP, encoded by the exons ATGGGCCTCAGCTCGTTGTTGTACCTGTGTGGTCTGTTGACCCTGTGTGGCCTCCGGGGTGTGCTCTCTCAGTCCACCTCTGCCCCCTCCTATGGCGAGCGGGGCTCAGATCTGGGTCTCCAGGTGTTTAACCAGGTGGCCCGCTCCAGACCACAGGACAACGTGGTGTTCTCCCCACATGGCGTGGCCTCAATCCTGGGCATGCTGCTGCCAGGCGCTCATGGAGACACCCGAAGTCAAATCCTCACAGCTCTACGCTACAAGAAGAATG GCCCTTATAAGATGTTAAGGAAGCTCCACAAGACACTGACAGCCAAATCCAACCAGGACATCGTCACCATCGCCAATGCTGTGTTCTCCCAGCAGGGTTTCCCTATGGAAGAGGCATTTGTGTCCTCCAACAAGGACAACTTCCAGTGTGAGAGTCGGACCCTGAACTTTAATGATGCTCAGGCTGCAGCAGGCCTTATCAACAGCTGGGTCAAGAACCAGACCAAAG GCCACATCCCCACTCTGGTCAAGGCAGACATGTTCAATGGGGCTCTGACTCGCCTGGTGGCAGTCAACGCAATCTACTTCAAAGGCCTGTGGAAGTCCCGCTTCCAGCCAGAGAACACCAAGCCGAGAACCTTCAATGGGGGGGACGGCAATGCCTACAAGGTCCCCATGATGTCCCAGCTGTCTGTCCTCAACATTG GTCTAGCCAGCACGCAACAAGGGCTGAAGTATAAAGTGATCGAGCTGCCGTATCACGGCAACAGCATAAGCATGCTGATTGTCCTGCCATCTGATGAGGACACGCCCTTACGTGATGTCATCCCTCATATCAACACAGCCACTGTGCAGAGCTGGACCAAGCTTCTGCACCAGAGGAAAGTTCGTCTGCTGCTGCCGAA GTTTTCTGTTGAAGCCGAGGTGGACCTACAAGCCCCCCTTGTAGCTCTGGGGATAAAAAATCTCTTTGACGAGGGCAAAGCTGACTTCAGACACCTCA GTACAGAGCCTGTGTATGTATCTAAAGCCCTACAGAAAGCCAAAATCGAGGTCAACGAGGATGGAACAAAAGCATCTGCTGCCACTG CTGCCATTTTGTTGGCGAGGTCCTCTCCACCTTCAGTCATAGTAGACCGGCCCTTCCTCTTCCTTATCCGGCACAAGCCAACAG GCACAATCCTCTTCGCAGGTCAGATCAACAAGCCTTGA